In Mariluticola halotolerans, one DNA window encodes the following:
- the phnC gene encoding phosphonate ABC transporter ATP-binding protein translates to MLKLENVTRRFGANIAVDDCCIEIPSGQMVGIIGRSGAGKSTLLRMINRLVDPSSGDICFCEEKVSALNGRELRDWQRDCAMIFQQFNLVPRLDVLTNVLLGRLNGRPTMASILNLFSREERAEALMALERLDIVQTALQKAGTLSGGQQQRVAIARALMQKPKVILADEPIASLDPRNAQIVMDSLKRINEEEGITVITNLHTLDTARAYCERIIGMQAGKVVFDGAPDALTEDAARSIYGADGLDEAFSEALTSTSISGARSKPRFPTPKESLQPAATAYAIN, encoded by the coding sequence ATGCTTAAACTCGAAAATGTCACGCGCCGGTTCGGTGCCAATATTGCGGTAGATGACTGTTGTATTGAAATTCCGAGCGGGCAGATGGTGGGCATTATCGGGCGATCCGGTGCCGGCAAGTCGACCCTGTTGCGCATGATCAACCGTCTGGTTGACCCCTCCAGTGGCGATATCTGCTTTTGCGAGGAGAAGGTTTCGGCGCTGAATGGCCGTGAGTTGCGCGATTGGCAGCGTGATTGCGCCATGATTTTTCAGCAGTTCAACCTGGTGCCGCGGCTTGATGTGCTGACGAATGTGCTTTTAGGGCGGCTCAATGGCCGGCCGACCATGGCCTCGATACTCAACCTGTTTTCCCGCGAGGAGCGCGCCGAGGCGCTGATGGCGCTGGAGCGGCTCGACATCGTGCAGACCGCGTTGCAGAAGGCGGGCACCCTCTCGGGCGGTCAGCAGCAGCGCGTGGCGATTGCCCGTGCGCTCATGCAAAAGCCAAAGGTTATTCTGGCGGACGAGCCGATTGCCTCGCTTGATCCGCGCAATGCCCAGATCGTCATGGATTCGCTGAAGCGGATCAATGAGGAAGAGGGCATCACCGTCATCACCAATCTGCACACGCTCGATACAGCGCGGGCTTATTGCGAACGCATTATCGGCATGCAGGCCGGCAAGGTTGTGTTCGATGGCGCGCCTGACGCGCTTACCGAAGACGCTGCCCGCAGCATTTATGGTGCCGATGGGCTTGATGAAGCCTTCTCTGAAGCGCTGACCTCCACAAGCATAAGCGGTGCCCGTTCGAAGCCCCGTTTTCCCACACC